In a single window of the Phaeobacter sp. G2 genome:
- a CDS encoding acetyl-CoA C-acetyltransferase, whose translation MTNVVIASAARTAVGSFGGAFANTPAHDLGRAVLEAVVERAGVDKSEVSETILGQVLTAAQGQNPARQAHINAGLPQESAAWGINQVCGSGLRAVALGAQHIQLGDAAIVCAGGQENMTLSPHAAALRAGHKMGDMKYIDTMIRDGLWDAFNGYHMGQTAENVADKWQISREMQDEFAVASQNKAEAAQKAGKFADEIAAFTIKTRKGETVVDQDEYIRHGASMEAMQKLRPAFTKDGSVTAANASGLNDGAAATLLMSADDAEKRGITPLARIASYATAGVDPSIMGVGPIYASRKALDKAGWSVSDLDLVEANEAFAAQACAVNKDMGWDPAIVNVNGGAIAIGHPIGASGCRVLNTLLFEMQRRGAKKGLATLCIGGGMGVAMCLERP comes from the coding sequence ATGACCAATGTTGTAATTGCATCCGCCGCGCGTACCGCTGTCGGCAGTTTTGGCGGAGCTTTCGCCAATACGCCCGCCCATGATCTGGGCCGTGCGGTACTGGAAGCCGTGGTAGAGCGCGCAGGCGTTGACAAATCCGAGGTTTCCGAGACCATCCTGGGGCAGGTTCTGACCGCCGCACAGGGGCAAAACCCAGCCCGCCAAGCCCATATCAATGCCGGCCTTCCACAGGAAAGTGCTGCCTGGGGCATCAACCAGGTCTGTGGCTCCGGCCTGCGTGCTGTTGCGCTAGGCGCGCAGCATATCCAGCTTGGGGATGCCGCGATTGTCTGCGCCGGTGGTCAGGAAAACATGACCCTGTCACCCCATGCCGCCGCCCTGCGCGCCGGTCACAAGATGGGTGACATGAAATACATCGACACCATGATTCGCGATGGCCTGTGGGATGCCTTCAACGGCTACCACATGGGTCAGACAGCGGAAAACGTCGCTGACAAATGGCAGATCTCCCGCGAAATGCAGGACGAATTTGCTGTCGCCAGCCAGAACAAGGCCGAAGCGGCGCAAAAAGCAGGTAAATTTGCTGATGAAATCGCTGCTTTCACCATCAAGACCCGCAAGGGCGAAACCGTGGTGGATCAAGACGAATACATCCGCCATGGCGCCTCCATGGAAGCGATGCAAAAATTGCGCCCCGCCTTTACCAAGGATGGATCAGTCACGGCGGCCAATGCCTCTGGTTTGAATGACGGCGCCGCCGCAACCCTACTGATGAGCGCCGATGACGCCGAAAAGCGCGGTATCACGCCGCTGGCGCGGATTGCCTCCTACGCCACCGCCGGTGTCGACCCTTCGATCATGGGTGTTGGTCCGATCTACGCCTCGCGCAAAGCCCTGGACAAGGCCGGCTGGTCGGTCAGCGACCTGGATCTGGTTGAAGCCAACGAAGCCTTTGCCGCACAGGCCTGCGCCGTCAACAAGGACATGGGCTGGGATCCGGCGATCGTCAACGTCAACGGCGGCGCCATCGCCATCGGCCACCCAATCGGTGCCTCGGGCTGCCGGGTGCTAAACACGCTGCTGTTTGAAATGCAGCGGCGCGGCGCCAAAAAAGGCCTCGCCACGCTCTGCATCGGTGGCGGCATGGGCGTCGCCATGTGCCTGGAGCGCCCATAA
- a CDS encoding EAL domain-containing protein produces the protein MSEGAEDPLSAAVVSRDHSTLDMVAEAVKHDQTMLAYQPVMQAMPPHDIAFYEGYIRVLDATDRVIPAREFMHVVYDKEIGRELDCLALQHGLRALSQSPNIRLSINMSARSIGYSRWSKTLERFIKKDPTIGERLILEITEASAMAAPELVIDFMDRKQQHGIAFALDNFGAGTTAIGHFRDFYFDAVKIDGQFIRNICNCPDNQAVVRALVGIAKQFDMLIVAESVETQAEAEFLVSIGVDCLQGFLYGAPTVSPPWLEKMKQRNRA, from the coding sequence ATGTCCGAAGGGGCTGAAGATCCGCTTTCCGCTGCAGTGGTCTCGCGGGATCACTCGACGCTGGATATGGTTGCAGAGGCGGTCAAGCACGATCAGACCATGCTGGCCTATCAGCCTGTCATGCAGGCGATGCCGCCCCATGACATCGCCTTTTACGAAGGCTATATCCGGGTTCTGGACGCCACCGACCGGGTTATTCCTGCGCGCGAATTCATGCATGTAGTCTATGATAAGGAAATCGGCCGTGAGCTGGATTGCCTTGCCCTGCAACACGGGCTACGGGCCCTGTCCCAATCTCCGAACATTCGCCTCTCCATCAACATGTCCGCACGTTCCATCGGCTACAGTCGCTGGTCTAAAACACTGGAAAGATTTATAAAAAAGGATCCAACCATTGGCGAACGCCTGATCCTGGAAATCACCGAGGCCTCTGCCATGGCGGCCCCGGAACTGGTCATCGACTTTATGGACCGCAAGCAACAGCATGGCATCGCCTTTGCGCTCGACAACTTTGGAGCGGGCACCACAGCCATTGGCCACTTTCGCGACTTCTACTTTGATGCAGTTAAGATCGACGGGCAGTTTATTCGCAACATCTGCAACTGTCCTGACAATCAGGCGGTTGTGCGCGCCCTGGTGGGCATCGCCAAACAGTTCGATATGTTGATTGTGGCAGAATCCGTAGAAACCCAAGCCGAGGCCGAATTCCTGGTTTCAATTGGCGTCGACTGCCTGCAGGGCTTCCTCTATGGCGCCCCAACTGTTTCGCCGCCTTGGCTGGAGAAGATGAAACAGCGCAATCGCGCCTAA
- a CDS encoding sterol desaturase family protein, translated as MDPLSFPDVTQLAVPIFIAAILGEFLWIALKGRGGRYETRDAVTSLIMGAGSVASGIVLGFIAWGFFMVLWEITPLDLGSSIWVIVLCFVLDDLRYYWVHRFGHRIRWVWASHVNHHSSQHYNLTTALRQTWTGTFTFMMVVRAPLVLLGFHPALVLFVGGINLVYQFWIHTEAIGKLPRWFEAVMNTPSHHRAHHGRNPRYLDCNYAGVFIIWDKIFGTFVPEQDSDPVDYGLVYNIATFNPLRVAFHEWVAIYRDMTQPGLSLKQRLLYALAPPGYSHDGSRDTSETIKAKHLARQPQDSGTPGF; from the coding sequence ATGGATCCGCTTTCCTTTCCTGATGTGACCCAACTGGCGGTGCCGATCTTTATCGCCGCCATCCTCGGCGAATTCCTATGGATCGCGCTCAAGGGGCGCGGGGGCCGCTACGAGACCCGCGATGCGGTGACCTCGCTGATCATGGGGGCCGGCAGTGTGGCCTCGGGAATTGTACTTGGCTTTATCGCCTGGGGATTCTTTATGGTTTTGTGGGAGATTACGCCGCTGGACCTTGGCAGCTCGATCTGGGTGATTGTCCTCTGCTTTGTTCTGGATGATCTGCGCTATTATTGGGTGCACCGCTTTGGCCACCGGATCCGCTGGGTCTGGGCCAGCCACGTCAATCACCACTCCAGCCAGCATTACAATCTGACCACGGCGCTGCGCCAGACCTGGACCGGCACCTTTACCTTTATGATGGTGGTGCGGGCGCCGCTGGTGCTGTTGGGGTTTCACCCGGCGCTGGTGCTCTTTGTCGGCGGCATCAACCTCGTCTATCAGTTCTGGATCCACACCGAAGCCATCGGCAAACTGCCGCGCTGGTTTGAGGCGGTGATGAACACCCCCAGCCACCACCGCGCCCACCATGGCCGCAATCCGCGCTATCTGGATTGCAACTACGCAGGGGTGTTTATCATCTGGGACAAGATCTTTGGCACCTTTGTACCGGAACAGGACAGTGACCCGGTGGATTATGGGCTGGTCTACAATATCGCCACCTTTAATCCCCTGCGGGTGGCCTTTCACGAATGGGTGGCAATCTACCGGGATATGACACAACCGGGGTTGAGCCTGAAGCAAAGGCTGCTCTATGCGCTGGCGCCGCCGGGCTATAGCCACGATGGCAGTCGCGACACCTCTGAGACCATCAAAGCCAAACACCTGGCCCGCCAGCCCCAGGACAGCGGCACGCCCGGATTTTGA
- a CDS encoding TlpA family protein disulfide reductase, producing MRLLRHLSLYIALGLGANAALAADVAELEALRADSLKRLVVHAQPREVSQAEFFLEDDGGKASLQDYQGKVVLLNFWATWCAPCRKEMPQIAELQQEFGGEDFEVLTIAAGRNSPAGIVKFFEENGITNLPRHQDPKQALAREMAVIGLPITVLLNREGEEVARLLGDAEWNSDSAKAIIAAMIDSETGS from the coding sequence ATGCGTCTGTTACGTCATCTTTCCCTTTATATCGCCCTGGGCCTGGGTGCAAATGCGGCATTGGCCGCAGATGTGGCCGAACTGGAGGCCCTGCGCGCCGACAGCCTGAAACGCCTGGTGGTGCATGCGCAGCCGCGCGAGGTCTCCCAGGCGGAGTTTTTCCTGGAGGATGACGGCGGCAAAGCCAGCCTGCAGGACTATCAGGGCAAAGTGGTGCTGCTGAACTTCTGGGCCACCTGGTGTGCCCCCTGCCGCAAGGAAATGCCGCAGATCGCCGAGCTGCAACAAGAGTTTGGCGGCGAGGATTTTGAAGTCCTGACCATCGCCGCCGGGCGCAACTCGCCAGCCGGGATCGTCAAGTTCTTTGAGGAAAACGGCATTACCAATCTGCCGCGCCATCAGGACCCCAAACAGGCGCTGGCCCGCGAGATGGCGGTGATCGGCCTGCCCATTACCGTGCTTTTGAACCGCGAAGGCGAGGAAGTCGCGCGGCTGCTGGGCGATGCCGAGTGGAACTCTGACAGCGCCAAGGCGATCATTGCGGCGATGATTGACAGCGAGACCGGCAGTTAA
- the argH gene encoding argininosuccinate lyase, giving the protein MTDQASNQMWGGRFAAGPDAIMEAINASITFDKRMAAQDIAGSRAHAAMLAATGVISDNDAEAIREGLLTVLSEIETGTFQFSTALEDIHMNVEARLKEVIGEPAGRLHTGRSRNDQVATDFKLWVRDQLDAAETGLLALIRALLTQAEAGADWVMPGFTHLQVAQPVTWGHHMMAYVEMFGRDLSRVRDARKRMNESPLGAAALAGTSFPIDREMTAAALGFDRPAANSLDAVSDRDFALEFLSCASISAIHLSRFAEELVIWSSAQFRFVTLSDRFSTGSSIMPQKKNPDAAELIRAKVGRIFGANTALMMVMKGLPLAYSKDMQEDKEQVFDAADNWMLALAAMEGMVKDMSANRAELAAAAGSGFSTATDLADWLVRVLGLPFRDAHHVTGSLVALAEGRGCDLPDLTLEDMQGVHGEITQDVFTVLGVENSVNSRMSYGGTAPAQVRAQVARWTALLQA; this is encoded by the coding sequence ATGACAGATCAAGCCTCGAACCAGATGTGGGGCGGCCGCTTTGCCGCTGGCCCAGACGCGATCATGGAGGCGATCAACGCCTCGATCACTTTTGACAAGCGGATGGCTGCCCAGGACATTGCTGGCTCCAGGGCCCATGCAGCGATGTTGGCCGCAACAGGCGTTATAAGCGATAACGACGCCGAAGCAATTCGGGAAGGCCTGCTCACGGTCTTGTCAGAGATCGAGACCGGAACCTTTCAGTTCTCCACCGCGCTGGAAGACATTCATATGAACGTCGAGGCGCGCCTGAAAGAGGTGATCGGCGAACCCGCAGGGCGTTTGCACACGGGCCGGTCACGCAACGATCAGGTGGCGACGGATTTCAAACTCTGGGTCCGTGATCAGCTGGACGCGGCCGAGACGGGCCTGCTGGCCTTGATCCGCGCGCTGTTGACCCAGGCCGAGGCAGGCGCTGACTGGGTGATGCCGGGCTTTACCCACCTGCAGGTGGCGCAGCCGGTGACCTGGGGCCATCACATGATGGCCTATGTGGAAATGTTTGGCCGCGACCTGTCCCGGGTCCGCGATGCCCGCAAACGCATGAACGAATCTCCCCTGGGGGCCGCAGCCCTGGCTGGCACCTCCTTTCCCATTGACCGCGAGATGACCGCTGCGGCGCTGGGCTTTGACCGGCCTGCGGCAAATTCGCTGGATGCGGTGTCGGATCGCGATTTTGCGCTGGAGTTCCTCTCCTGTGCCTCGATCAGCGCCATTCACTTGTCGCGCTTTGCCGAAGAGCTGGTGATCTGGTCCTCGGCGCAGTTCCGCTTTGTCACCCTGTCGGATCGTTTCTCGACCGGGTCGTCGATCATGCCGCAAAAGAAAAACCCCGACGCGGCAGAGCTGATCCGCGCCAAGGTGGGGCGGATCTTTGGTGCCAACACCGCGCTGATGATGGTGATGAAAGGTCTGCCGCTGGCCTATTCCAAGGACATGCAGGAAGACAAAGAGCAGGTTTTTGATGCCGCCGACAACTGGATGCTGGCCCTGGCAGCGATGGAAGGCATGGTCAAAGACATGAGCGCCAACCGCGCCGAGCTGGCTGCGGCTGCGGGCTCTGGGTTCTCAACCGCGACCGATCTGGCGGATTGGCTGGTGCGGGTGCTGGGGCTGCCGTTCCGCGACGCCCATCACGTGACCGGCTCGCTGGTGGCCCTGGCCGAAGGCCGCGGCTGTGACCTGCCAGATCTGACACTGGAAGACATGCAGGGCGTCCATGGTGAGATCACGCAGGATGTCTTTACTGTTCTTGGCGTCGAGAACTCGGTAAACTCGCGCATGTCCTATGGCGGCACCGCGCCGGCGCAGGTGCGTGCCCAGGTGGCCCGCTGGACGGCGCTTTTGCAGGCCTGA
- the lysA gene encoding diaminopimelate decarboxylase yields the protein MDHFLYRDGALYAEDVPVAEIAAAVGTPFYVYSTATLQRHFRLFDEALAGMDHLVCYAMKAASNQAILKTLAQAGAGMDVVSQGEYLRAKAAGVPGDNIVFSGVGKTAEEIRCALSGGIRQFNVESEPEMAVINAVALELGQVAPITIRVNPDVDAKTHAKIATGKSENKFGIPISRAREVYAHAATLPGLKVIGIDCHIGSQLTDLEPFRKAYEKIADLTESLRGDGHDIRRLDLGGGLGIPYTRSNEAPPLPVEYGQLIKDTLGHLGCEIEIEPGRLIAGNAGLMVSKVIYVKSGEDREFLIVDGAMNDLIRPAMYEAHHDIVAVHEPAPGIENRPYDIVGPVCETGDTFAKQRDMPPLAAGDLIAFRSAGAYGAVMASEYNSRPLIPEVLVHGDQFAVIRRRPDFDEMINRDTIPEWL from the coding sequence ATGGATCACTTTCTCTACCGCGACGGCGCGCTTTACGCCGAAGACGTGCCGGTTGCCGAGATTGCGGCTGCCGTGGGCACTCCGTTTTATGTCTATTCCACGGCCACTCTGCAGCGCCATTTCCGCCTGTTCGACGAGGCGCTGGCGGGCATGGATCATCTGGTTTGCTACGCGATGAAGGCGGCCAGCAATCAGGCCATCCTCAAGACCCTGGCCCAGGCCGGCGCCGGCATGGATGTGGTCAGCCAGGGCGAATACCTGCGGGCCAAGGCGGCCGGGGTTCCGGGCGACAATATCGTGTTCTCTGGGGTTGGCAAAACCGCAGAGGAAATCCGCTGTGCCCTGTCCGGCGGCATTCGCCAGTTCAACGTCGAATCCGAGCCCGAGATGGCCGTGATCAACGCGGTGGCGCTGGAGCTGGGGCAGGTGGCACCGATCACCATTCGGGTGAACCCGGATGTGGATGCCAAGACCCATGCCAAGATCGCCACCGGAAAATCCGAGAACAAATTTGGCATCCCCATTTCCCGCGCCCGCGAGGTCTATGCCCATGCGGCGACGCTGCCGGGGCTCAAGGTCATTGGCATTGACTGCCATATTGGCTCGCAGCTGACCGATCTGGAGCCCTTCCGCAAAGCCTATGAAAAAATCGCCGACCTGACCGAGAGCCTGCGCGGCGATGGTCACGACATTCGCCGTCTTGATCTCGGCGGTGGGCTGGGCATTCCCTATACCCGCTCGAATGAGGCGCCGCCGCTGCCGGTGGAATATGGCCAGCTGATCAAGGACACGCTGGGCCATCTGGGCTGCGAGATCGAGATCGAGCCCGGCCGCCTGATCGCGGGTAATGCAGGGCTGATGGTCAGCAAGGTGATCTATGTGAAATCCGGCGAGGATCGCGAGTTTCTGATCGTGGATGGCGCGATGAATGACCTGATCCGCCCCGCCATGTATGAGGCGCACCATGATATCGTTGCGGTACATGAGCCCGCACCGGGGATCGAAAACCGCCCCTATGATATCGTGGGGCCGGTCTGCGAAACTGGCGATACCTTTGCCAAGCAACGCGACATGCCACCCCTGGCGGCGGGGGATCTGATCGCCTTTCGCAGCGCCGGGGCCTATGGAGCGGTGATGGCCAGCGAATACAACTCGCGACCCCTGATCCCCGAAGTTCTGGTGCACGGGGATCAATTTGCGGTTATTCGCCGACGTCCGGACTTTGACGAAATGATAAACCGCGATACCATCCCGGAGTGGCTGTAA